Proteins found in one Hypericibacter terrae genomic segment:
- a CDS encoding aspartate aminotransferase family protein has product MTAIRANYDAARLRRLDAAHHIHPFSNATQVVAEGGGRLFAHADGIYIYDVDNKRYLDGMAGLWCVNVGYGREELVEAAARQMREFPYYSSFFGGTTPPTVELAAKLVELLGHGLNHILFANSGSEANDTVVRLVRHFWNLEGKPKKKAFISRRFAYHGSTMASASLGNWGTMHEQADLPLPGFHHVGAPYWYAEGGDRDPEAFGIACAQAIEAKILELGAENVAAVIGEPVQGAGGVIVPPKSYWPAVEKICRKHDVLLVADEVICGFGRTGNWFGFETLGFTPDIVTMAKGLSSGYQPISAVAVNDRVAKPLLAAGYWLHGFTYSGHPVAAAVALKNIEIIERENLVGKVAKETGPYFAQRLKTLEQNPIVGEVRTLGLLGGIELVADKKTRRRFDPLGHAGNVCRERCLANGLIMRASFETMVLSPPLTITKAQIDELVTLAGRALDETAAELLKR; this is encoded by the coding sequence ATGACCGCCATTCGCGCCAATTACGATGCCGCCCGGTTGCGCCGCCTCGATGCCGCGCACCATATCCACCCCTTCTCCAACGCCACCCAGGTGGTGGCCGAGGGGGGCGGGCGGCTCTTCGCCCATGCCGACGGCATCTACATCTATGACGTCGACAACAAGCGCTATCTCGACGGCATGGCCGGGCTCTGGTGCGTCAATGTCGGCTATGGCCGCGAGGAGCTGGTCGAGGCCGCCGCGCGGCAGATGCGCGAATTTCCCTATTATTCGAGCTTCTTCGGCGGGACCACGCCGCCCACGGTCGAGCTCGCGGCCAAGCTGGTCGAACTCCTCGGCCATGGCCTCAACCACATCCTGTTCGCCAATTCCGGCTCCGAGGCGAACGACACGGTGGTGCGCCTCGTGCGCCATTTCTGGAATCTCGAGGGCAAGCCCAAGAAGAAGGCCTTCATCTCGCGCCGCTTCGCCTATCACGGCTCGACCATGGCGTCGGCCAGCCTCGGCAATTGGGGCACGATGCATGAGCAGGCCGACCTGCCGCTGCCGGGCTTCCATCATGTCGGCGCGCCCTACTGGTACGCCGAGGGCGGCGACCGCGATCCCGAGGCCTTCGGCATCGCCTGCGCCCAGGCGATCGAGGCGAAGATCCTGGAGCTGGGGGCGGAGAATGTCGCGGCGGTGATCGGCGAGCCGGTCCAGGGGGCGGGCGGCGTCATCGTCCCGCCCAAGAGCTATTGGCCCGCGGTCGAGAAGATCTGCCGCAAGCATGACGTGCTGCTGGTGGCCGACGAGGTGATCTGCGGCTTCGGGCGCACCGGGAACTGGTTCGGCTTCGAGACCCTGGGCTTTACGCCCGACATCGTCACCATGGCGAAGGGATTGTCCTCGGGCTATCAGCCGATCTCGGCCGTGGCGGTCAACGACCGCGTCGCCAAGCCGCTGCTCGCGGCCGGCTACTGGCTTCATGGCTTCACCTATTCGGGCCACCCGGTGGCCGCCGCCGTGGCGCTCAAGAACATCGAGATCATCGAACGCGAGAACCTGGTGGGCAAGGTCGCCAAGGAGACCGGCCCCTATTTCGCGCAGCGCCTCAAGACCCTGGAGCAGAATCCGATCGTGGGCGAGGTGCGCACGCTGGGGCTGCTCGGCGGCATCGAGCTCGTTGCCGACAAGAAGACCCGCCGGCGCTTCGATCCCCTGGGCCATGCCGGCAATGTCTGCCGCGAGCGCTGCCTCGCCAACGGCCTCATCATGCGCGCGAGCTTCGAGACCATGGTGCTCTCGCCGCCGCTTACCATCACCAAGGCCCAGATCGACGAGCTGGTGACGCTGGCGGGGCGGGCGCTGGATGAGACGGCAGCGGAGTTGCTGAAGCGCTAG
- a CDS encoding carboxymuconolactone decarboxylase family protein, translated as MALVKLIEYAEAGPEVRAVYDDIMKTRNVDWINNFWKAIAHDPKTLKRTWESVKEVMAPGALDARTKELLYLAVSVTNNCEYCIVSHMAGARKAGANDAMLAELMAVVGMANETNRLVNGWRVEVDEKLQKAARGG; from the coding sequence ATGGCGCTGGTGAAGCTGATCGAATATGCGGAAGCCGGACCCGAGGTGCGCGCGGTCTATGACGACATCATGAAGACGCGCAATGTCGACTGGATCAATAATTTCTGGAAGGCGATCGCCCACGACCCCAAGACGCTGAAACGCACCTGGGAAAGCGTGAAGGAAGTGATGGCGCCGGGCGCCCTCGATGCGCGCACCAAGGAGCTGCTCTATCTCGCCGTCAGCGTCACCAACAACTGCGAATATTGCATCGTCAGCCACATGGCCGGCGCCCGCAAGGCCGGGGCCAACGACGCGATGCTGGCCGAGCTGATGGCCGTGGTCGGCATGGCCAACGAGACCAACCGCCTGGTCAATGGCTGGCGCGTCGAGGTGGACGAGAAGCTGCAAAAGGCGGCGAGGGGCGGGTGA
- a CDS encoding acetyl-CoA C-acetyltransferase — protein MSEIVIVGAARTPVGSFNGSLSSLPAHKLGEVAIRAAIARAKVEPGEVDEVVLGQILTAAEGQNPARQAAVGAGIPYEKTAYNINQLCGSGLRAVALGFQAIRGGDSKIVVAGGQESMSQAPHAMHLRNGVKMGPAEMVDTMIKDGLWDAFNGYHMGNTAENVAQKWQITRAQQDEFAAGSQQKAVAAQQAGKFKDEIAPVTIKDRKGDITVDTDEYPRAGTTVETLAKLRPAFIKENGTVTAGNASGINDGAAAVVLMTAEEAKRRGLTPLARIVSWATAGVDPAIMGSGPIPASRAALSKANWKIGDLDLIEANEAFAAQACAVNKELGWDASKVNVNGGAIAIGHPIGASGARVLVTLLHEMQKRNSKKGLATLCIGGGMGIAMCVER, from the coding sequence ATGTCCGAGATCGTCATTGTCGGTGCGGCGCGCACGCCGGTCGGATCCTTCAACGGATCCTTGTCGAGCCTGCCGGCGCATAAGCTGGGCGAGGTCGCGATCAGGGCCGCCATAGCGCGCGCCAAGGTCGAGCCCGGCGAGGTCGACGAGGTCGTGCTCGGCCAGATCCTGACCGCGGCCGAAGGACAGAATCCGGCGCGCCAGGCGGCGGTCGGCGCGGGCATCCCCTATGAGAAGACAGCCTACAACATCAACCAGCTCTGCGGCTCGGGCCTGCGCGCGGTGGCGCTGGGCTTCCAGGCGATCCGCGGCGGCGACAGCAAGATCGTGGTGGCCGGCGGCCAGGAGAGCATGAGCCAGGCGCCGCATGCGATGCATCTGCGCAATGGCGTGAAGATGGGACCGGCCGAGATGGTCGACACCATGATCAAGGACGGGCTGTGGGACGCCTTCAACGGCTATCACATGGGCAACACCGCCGAGAACGTCGCGCAGAAATGGCAGATCACACGCGCCCAGCAGGACGAATTCGCGGCGGGCTCGCAGCAAAAGGCCGTGGCGGCGCAGCAGGCCGGCAAGTTCAAGGACGAGATCGCGCCGGTCACGATCAAGGACCGCAAGGGCGACATCACCGTCGATACCGACGAATATCCGCGCGCCGGCACCACGGTCGAGACCCTGGCGAAACTGCGCCCCGCTTTCATCAAGGAGAACGGCACGGTCACGGCTGGCAATGCCTCGGGCATCAATGACGGCGCGGCCGCCGTGGTGCTGATGACGGCCGAGGAAGCCAAGCGCCGCGGGCTGACGCCGCTCGCGCGCATCGTCTCCTGGGCCACGGCCGGCGTGGATCCGGCGATCATGGGCTCGGGGCCGATTCCGGCCAGCCGCGCGGCGCTGTCGAAGGCCAATTGGAAGATCGGCGATCTCGACCTGATCGAAGCCAACGAGGCGTTCGCCGCGCAGGCCTGTGCCGTCAACAAGGAGCTCGGCTGGGACGCGAGCAAGGTCAATGTCAATGGCGGCGCCATCGCGATCGGCCATCCGATCGGCGCCTCGGGTGCGCGCGTACTGGTGACGCTGCTGCACGAGATGCAGAAGCGGAACTCGAAGAAGGGCCTTGCCACGCTCTGCATCGGCGGCGGCATGGGCATCGCCATGTGCGTGGAGCGTTGA
- a CDS encoding alpha/beta fold hydrolase, with product MPENLAPLGLDLAKLDPDDFAAALERETVARLDRLAAGIVAYRTFPARRQVAEPPVAWREGTTRLLKFAAAKDKAKSGEGAVHRPALLVVPSLINRAYVLDLDEDRSLMRFLAGEGFTAYLLDWDAPGPAERRFDLTDYIAGRLSRALDAVAEREPDRPIVMLGYCMGGLLALAAAQTRQRDLAGLVLMATPWDFHAEHPEQGKLIGAMAAALEPTLAQLGEMPVDALQALFAGVDPFQIVRKFLAFAELDPESDKAKLFVALEDWLNDGVPLAAPVARECMTGWYGENSPATLRWVVAGEIVDPAKVHLPSLVVIPDQDRIVPPASALALAKALPGAERLTPAAGHIGMVVGGSAKLKLWHPLAAWMARRGN from the coding sequence TTGCCGGAAAATCTCGCGCCGCTCGGCCTCGATCTCGCAAAGCTCGATCCTGACGATTTCGCCGCGGCGCTGGAGCGCGAGACCGTCGCTCGGCTCGACCGCCTCGCCGCCGGCATCGTCGCCTATCGGACCTTTCCCGCCCGGCGCCAGGTCGCCGAGCCGCCGGTCGCCTGGCGCGAAGGCACGACGCGGCTGCTGAAATTCGCTGCGGCGAAGGACAAGGCGAAATCCGGCGAAGGCGCCGTGCACCGGCCGGCGCTTCTCGTCGTGCCGTCGCTGATCAATCGCGCCTATGTGCTCGATCTCGACGAGGATCGCAGCCTGATGCGGTTTCTCGCGGGCGAAGGCTTCACGGCCTATCTGCTCGATTGGGATGCGCCGGGTCCGGCCGAGCGCCGCTTCGACCTCACCGACTATATCGCCGGCCGTCTCTCGCGCGCGCTCGATGCCGTGGCCGAGCGCGAGCCGGATCGTCCCATCGTGATGCTCGGTTATTGCATGGGCGGGCTGCTGGCGCTGGCGGCGGCGCAGACCCGCCAGCGCGATCTGGCGGGACTGGTGCTGATGGCCACGCCCTGGGATTTCCACGCCGAGCATCCCGAGCAGGGCAAGCTCATCGGCGCCATGGCGGCCGCGCTGGAGCCGACTTTGGCGCAACTGGGTGAGATGCCGGTCGATGCGCTGCAGGCACTCTTCGCCGGCGTCGATCCGTTCCAGATCGTCCGCAAGTTCCTCGCCTTCGCCGAGCTCGATCCGGAGAGCGACAAGGCGAAGCTGTTCGTGGCCCTCGAGGACTGGCTCAATGACGGCGTGCCGCTGGCGGCACCCGTCGCGCGCGAATGCATGACGGGCTGGTATGGCGAGAACAGCCCCGCGACCCTGCGCTGGGTGGTCGCGGGCGAGATCGTCGATCCGGCGAAGGTCCATCTGCCGTCGCTGGTGGTCATCCCCGACCAGGACCGCATCGTGCCGCCGGCCTCGGCGCTGGCGCTGGCCAAGGCGCTGCCGGGGGCCGAACGCCTGACCCCCGCCGCCGGCCATATCGGGATGGTGGTGGGCGGCAGCGCCAAGCTGAAACTCTGGCATCCCCTGGCGGCGTGGATGGCGCGGCGCGGCAACTGA
- a CDS encoding ELM1/GtrOC1 family putative glycosyltransferase → MTIQSRHGAAGSASQAGETRERQTPRVWTLIHKRCGDNEQTLALAEALRWPFTAIELDTPKANGRRLGEWRRAWHGVGSAPGSRLERPDLVICCGCDAEDFARSIRKAAGVGNTHLVYIGRPRARFAEFSLVISTPQYALPARPNVVELDLPLHRARPDRIAAALKIWTPRFAHLPHPRIALLIGGSTGPFALDAPAAARLARRASARARATGGSLLVTTSHRTQSWAITALLDTLDAPAHIHRWSRHVAENPYLAYLGLADEIIVTGDSMSMIAEAAATGKPLHLFDLGEGAYAMREDAPIGRQLWLRPQLLARMLHFKMVEALMPPDRRRDIRRILGNVVASGRAAWLGDPLPADPLLTSRHGLDEVIRRIQSWFEPAPDSAEAR, encoded by the coding sequence ATGACCATTCAATCTCGACATGGGGCCGCCGGTTCGGCAAGCCAGGCCGGCGAGACACGTGAACGCCAGACGCCGCGCGTCTGGACACTCATACACAAGCGATGCGGCGACAATGAGCAGACGCTAGCCTTGGCCGAGGCGTTGCGCTGGCCGTTCACCGCCATCGAGCTCGACACGCCTAAAGCCAATGGGCGCCGGCTCGGCGAATGGCGCCGAGCATGGCATGGGGTGGGCAGCGCGCCTGGATCGCGACTGGAGCGCCCGGATCTCGTCATCTGCTGCGGCTGCGATGCGGAAGACTTTGCGCGATCGATCCGGAAGGCAGCTGGCGTCGGAAATACGCATCTGGTCTATATCGGCCGACCGCGGGCGCGATTTGCAGAGTTCTCCCTGGTCATATCGACGCCGCAATATGCCCTGCCAGCGAGGCCCAATGTCGTCGAGCTGGATCTGCCGCTGCACCGGGCGCGCCCCGATCGGATCGCGGCGGCCCTGAAGATCTGGACCCCGCGTTTCGCGCATCTTCCGCACCCGCGCATCGCGCTGCTGATCGGCGGAAGCACGGGGCCATTCGCGCTGGACGCCCCGGCGGCCGCAAGGCTCGCCCGTCGCGCCAGTGCGCGCGCCCGCGCGACGGGGGGTTCCCTGCTCGTCACCACGAGCCATCGCACGCAATCCTGGGCGATCACGGCCTTGCTCGACACGCTCGACGCGCCGGCGCACATCCATCGCTGGTCGCGCCATGTCGCGGAGAACCCCTATCTGGCCTATCTCGGGCTTGCCGACGAGATCATCGTCACGGGCGATAGCATGTCGATGATCGCCGAGGCCGCCGCCACAGGAAAGCCGCTTCATCTGTTCGATCTGGGCGAAGGCGCCTATGCGATGCGTGAGGATGCGCCGATCGGCCGCCAATTATGGCTTCGGCCGCAGCTTCTGGCGCGCATGCTGCATTTCAAGATGGTTGAGGCGCTGATGCCGCCGGATCGCCGGCGCGACATCCGCCGCATCCTCGGCAACGTCGTCGCCTCGGGGCGCGCGGCATGGCTCGGCGACCCGCTGCCCGCCGACCCTCTGCTCACATCCCGCCACGGTCTCGATGAGGTGATACGGCGCATCCAGAGCTGGTTCGAGCCGGCACCGGATTCGGCCGAAGCCCGCTGA
- the phbB gene encoding acetoacetyl-CoA reductase: MTRLALVTGGTRGIGRAIAEALKKAHYRVVANYSGNDAAAREFTAETGIPAMKFDVGDFAACEAAIKKITAEHGPIEILVNNAGITRDTTLHKMTPQIWDEVLRTNITSCFNLSRLVIESMRERGFGRIINIGSINGQSGQFGQSNYAAAKAAMHGFSKALALESAAKGITVNTICPGYINTDMVRAVPEPVLAKIVAKIPVGRLGEPEEIARCVTFLAADEAGFITGSQLTINGGQYML, encoded by the coding sequence ATGACCAGGCTCGCGCTCGTGACGGGCGGAACGCGCGGCATCGGCCGCGCCATCGCGGAGGCCCTGAAGAAGGCCCACTACCGCGTGGTCGCGAACTACTCGGGCAACGACGCGGCCGCGCGGGAGTTCACCGCCGAGACGGGCATCCCGGCGATGAAGTTCGATGTCGGCGACTTTGCGGCCTGCGAGGCCGCGATCAAGAAGATCACCGCCGAGCATGGGCCGATCGAGATCCTGGTCAACAATGCCGGCATCACCCGCGATACGACGCTGCACAAGATGACCCCGCAGATCTGGGACGAGGTGCTCCGCACCAACATCACCAGCTGCTTCAACCTCTCGCGGCTGGTGATCGAATCGATGCGCGAGCGGGGCTTCGGGCGGATCATCAATATCGGCTCGATCAACGGCCAGTCGGGCCAGTTCGGCCAGTCGAACTATGCCGCCGCCAAGGCCGCCATGCACGGTTTCAGCAAGGCGCTGGCACTGGAATCGGCCGCCAAGGGCATCACTGTCAACACCATCTGCCCCGGCTATATCAACACCGACATGGTCCGCGCCGTGCCGGAGCCGGTGCTGGCGAAGATCGTCGCCAAGATCCCGGTCGGCCGCCTCGGCGAGCCCGAGGAGATCGCGCGCTGCGTCACTTTCCTCGCCGCCGACGAAGCCGGCTTCATCACCGGCTCGCAGCTCACCATCAATGGTGGGCAATATATGCTCTGA
- the phaR gene encoding polyhydroxyalkanoate synthesis repressor PhaR, producing the protein MEEKTEEKSGAKAPITIKKYANRRLYNTATSSYVTLDHLCQMVKDGVEFVVYDAKSGEDITRSVLTQIIVEEESKGGQNLLPLNFLRQLISFYGDNLQFLVPRYLEQSMESFARNQEQMRRYMHDSLGGMFPFGRFEEMSKQNLVFFERAMRMFNPFQAGMPPQAGGAPGATPRPSEGPPRANATPPAGSPPQSEDQIEELRSRLEAIQREISSLVGKAREEQKSEAKPPKTPDKGATDKS; encoded by the coding sequence ATGGAGGAAAAGACCGAGGAAAAATCGGGGGCCAAGGCGCCGATCACCATCAAGAAATATGCCAACCGGCGTCTCTACAACACGGCCACCAGCAGCTATGTGACGCTCGACCATCTCTGCCAGATGGTGAAGGACGGCGTCGAATTCGTGGTCTATGACGCCAAGAGCGGCGAGGACATCACCCGGTCGGTCCTGACCCAGATCATCGTCGAGGAGGAATCGAAGGGCGGGCAGAATCTGCTTCCCCTCAACTTCCTGCGCCAGCTCATCAGCTTCTATGGCGACAATCTGCAGTTCCTGGTCCCGCGCTATCTCGAGCAATCGATGGAATCCTTCGCGCGCAACCAGGAGCAGATGCGCCGCTACATGCATGACAGCCTCGGCGGCATGTTCCCGTTCGGCCGCTTCGAGGAAATGAGCAAGCAGAATCTGGTCTTCTTCGAGCGCGCGATGCGGATGTTCAATCCGTTCCAGGCCGGCATGCCGCCGCAGGCCGGCGGCGCCCCGGGCGCGACGCCCCGCCCGAGCGAAGGGCCGCCGCGCGCCAATGCGACGCCGCCGGCGGGTTCGCCGCCGCAGAGCGAGGATCAGATCGAGGAATTGCGTTCCCGGCTGGAAGCGATCCAGCGCGAGATCTCGTCGCTGGTCGGCAAGGCGCGCGAGGAACAGAAGTCCGAGGCCAAGCCGCCCAAGACGCCCGATAAAGGCGCGACCGACAAGAGCTGA
- a CDS encoding cysteine hydrolase family protein: MTMIKARPFDYPYDGKLKPAATALLVIDLQVDFLSEQGYFARQGYDASALRAIIPAVRDLIAAARRAGCPIVYTRQGYRADLADRTPYEQWRHKHAGLPVGEPSPTGRLLVRGEPGFQIIPELTPAPEDIIIDKTANGAFCATDLDHVLRARGITHLLFTGCTTDVCVHTTLREANDRNYQCLLVEDGCASGDAYAHEAAVYMTTIEGGLFGVVAKAKDVIAGFSSLP, translated from the coding sequence ATGACCATGATCAAGGCGCGACCCTTCGACTATCCCTATGACGGCAAGCTCAAGCCGGCGGCGACCGCCCTCTTGGTGATCGATCTGCAGGTCGATTTCCTCTCCGAGCAGGGCTATTTCGCGCGGCAGGGTTACGACGCTTCGGCCTTGCGCGCGATCATCCCGGCGGTGCGCGACCTGATCGCGGCCGCGCGCCGCGCCGGCTGTCCCATCGTCTACACCCGCCAGGGCTATCGCGCCGATCTCGCCGACCGCACGCCCTATGAGCAATGGCGCCACAAACATGCGGGCCTGCCGGTGGGCGAGCCGAGCCCGACCGGACGGCTGCTGGTCCGCGGCGAGCCCGGCTTCCAGATCATCCCCGAGCTCACGCCGGCGCCCGAAGACATCATCATCGACAAGACCGCGAACGGCGCCTTCTGTGCCACCGATCTCGACCATGTGCTGCGCGCGCGGGGCATTACCCATCTGCTCTTCACCGGCTGCACCACCGATGTCTGCGTGCATACGACGCTGCGCGAGGCGAACGATCGCAACTATCAATGCCTGCTGGTGGAGGATGGCTGCGCCAGCGGCGATGCCTATGCGCATGAGGCCGCCGTCTATATGACCACGATCGAGGGCGGCCTGTTCGGCGTCGTCGCCAAGGCGAAGGACGTGATCGCAGGGTTCTCGTCGCTTCCTTAA